The following proteins are encoded in a genomic region of Thermococcus pacificus:
- a CDS encoding METTL5 family protein: MKKKHLAMTLSKLKGFPKPKQELEQYRTPGNVAAELLWLAHSLGDIEGRVIADLGAGTGVLSIGAALLGAKKVYAVEIDGNALRIAKENARSLGVECVEFINADVSGFSERVDTVVMNPPFGSQVKHADRPFLLKAFEVSDVVYSIHLAKPEVRGFIEAFTRDNGFEITHRITLPFEIPAQFHFHKKRLERIMVDVYRFERVGNGKAETE, encoded by the coding sequence ATGAAAAAGAAGCACCTCGCGATGACGCTTTCAAAATTAAAGGGCTTTCCGAAGCCGAAGCAGGAGCTGGAGCAATACAGGACGCCGGGAAACGTTGCGGCGGAGCTTTTATGGCTGGCCCACTCCCTCGGCGATATTGAGGGCAGGGTCATAGCGGACCTCGGCGCCGGGACGGGAGTTTTGAGCATCGGGGCGGCGCTCCTGGGGGCGAAAAAGGTTTACGCGGTTGAGATAGACGGGAATGCCCTCAGGATAGCCAAAGAAAACGCCCGCTCCCTTGGTGTTGAGTGCGTTGAGTTCATAAACGCCGACGTCTCTGGGTTCTCGGAGAGGGTTGATACGGTCGTGATGAACCCGCCCTTCGGGAGCCAGGTAAAGCACGCGGACAGGCCGTTCCTCCTCAAGGCTTTCGAGGTGAGCGATGTGGTTTATTCCATCCACCTCGCGAAGCCTGAAGTTAGGGGCTTTATAGAGGCCTTCACTCGGGACAACGGGTTTGAAATTACCCACCGCATAACCCTGCCGTTTGAAATCCCCGCCCAGTTCCACTTCCACAAAAAGAGGCTGGAAAGGATTATGGTTGACGTATACAGGTTCGAGAGGGTTGGAAATGGGAAAGCTGAAACTGAGTGA